The following is a genomic window from Pirellulales bacterium.
TCCCACGGTCTTGTCGATCAAGTTACGCACGTCTTCTTCGCGGCGCACATCGGCGCGGATGAACTCCGCTTCCGCACCTGCCTTACGCATTTCACTGACGAGCTTCTGGCCTTCTTCGTCGCGCCGACCGGAAACAACAACTTGAGCACCCTCCTTAGCAAACTCGAGTGCAGCCGCCCGTCCGATGCCCGTTAGTCCTCCTGTTATCAAAACAACTTTAGTATTCATTGAAATTCTCCTTGAAAGATTTCCCTGCCAATTCCGACTCCGAGCCTGCATGCAACGAATCTATTGGCTCGTCGGCTGCGTCCAGGTCAGGCGTTCATTCCGCCATCAACGGTAAGATTCGACCCTGTAATGTAGGACGACTCCGGACCGGCGACGAACGCCACCAGCGCAGCGACCTCATCAACAGACCCGTAGCGGTCGAGTGCCGTCGCGGCCTTCTGAGGCACGGCCCAATCGCCCGATGCGGGATTCAAATCCGTGTCGATCGGACCGGGTTGGATGTTGTTGACCGTAATACCGCGGCCCCCGACCTCCCTGGACAATCCCTGAGTAAAGATCTTCACGGCTCCCTTGGTGGCCGAGTAGGCTACCAGCCCGGGGGTTTGGACGCGGTCGCCCACGGCCGAGCCGATCGAGATGATGCGGCCGCCGCTCTTCATGTGCTTGAGCGCCGCCTGTGTTGTGGCGAGGGTGCCGCGCACGTTGATATCGATCACGCGATCCATCTCTTCGAGCGTGGTCGCTTCGAAGGTTTTCGGAATCGCTGTGCCGGCATTGTTCACAAGCACATCCAGTTGGCCGAAGGTCGCGACGGTCTTTTCGACCGCACTCTTCACGGCTTCGACGTCGGCAGCGTCCGCTTGGATCGCGACAGCCTTTCCGCCATCGAGTTCAATCGCTTT
Proteins encoded in this region:
- a CDS encoding SDR family NAD(P)-dependent oxidoreductase, producing MNTKVVLITGGLTGIGRAAALEFAKEGAQVVVSGRRDEEGQKLVSEMRKAGAEAEFIRADVRREEDVRNLIDKTVG
- a CDS encoding 3-oxoacyl-ACP reductase family protein — encoded protein: MSKKLEGKIALVTGGSRGIGAAIAKRLAADGASVAITFAKDASAASAVVKAIELDGGKAVAIQADAADVEAVKSAVEKTVATFGQLDVLVNNAGTAIPKTFEATTLEEMDRVIDINVRGTLATTQAALKHMKSGGRIISIGSAVGDRVQTPGLVAYSATKGAVKIFTQGLSREVGGRGITVNNIQPGPIDTDLNPASGDWAVPQKAATALDRYGSVDEVAALVAFVAGPESSYITGSNLTVDGGMNA